The proteins below come from a single Parageobacillus toebii NBRC 107807 genomic window:
- a CDS encoding aldehyde dehydrogenase family protein, with protein MEKKKLYINGEWVEATSYTTLTSPYSGEPLAEIPVATESDVEQAIEAAYQARNMMAKMPAHKRAAILEKVAEILQERAEEAAQMIALEAAKPITTAKAEVGRTIQTYKFAAEEAKRIHGETIPLDAAPGGENRVAFTVREPIGVIGAITPFNFPMNLVAHKLGPAIAAGNTIVLKPASQTPLSAYFIAELFEQAGLPKGALNVVTGSGKTVGDKLVTDERISMITFTGSPAVGIGIRNKAGLKKVTLELGSNSAVIVDEDVDIDSIIQRCVVGAFSFQGQVCISLQRIYVHEKRYEEFVEKFIAATKQLNVGDPLDPKTDVSALITPNDVERSLQWIEEAKQGGATVAVGGERKGNILLPTVILHARPDMKVSCQEVFAPIVLINKVTSIDEAIELVNDSRYGLQAGIYTNNIHVAWEAVEKLQVGGVLINDIPTFRVDHMPYGGVKESGTGREGLRYAIEEMTELKLVIFNRNQ; from the coding sequence ATGGAAAAAAAGAAGCTGTATATCAATGGAGAATGGGTCGAAGCAACTTCATATACGACATTAACATCGCCTTATTCAGGTGAACCACTTGCGGAAATTCCAGTAGCGACGGAATCAGATGTTGAGCAGGCGATTGAAGCGGCTTACCAAGCAAGAAACATGATGGCGAAAATGCCGGCACACAAGCGGGCAGCCATTTTAGAAAAAGTGGCAGAGATCCTTCAAGAAAGAGCGGAAGAAGCAGCGCAGATGATCGCGCTTGAAGCAGCAAAGCCGATTACAACGGCCAAAGCGGAAGTAGGACGTACGATTCAGACGTATAAGTTTGCTGCTGAAGAAGCCAAACGTATTCACGGCGAAACGATTCCATTAGATGCTGCACCGGGTGGGGAAAACCGGGTCGCTTTTACAGTGAGAGAACCAATCGGTGTTATTGGGGCGATTACTCCATTCAACTTCCCGATGAATCTTGTTGCACATAAGCTTGGCCCGGCCATCGCGGCTGGAAATACGATCGTACTCAAACCGGCGAGCCAAACACCGCTATCCGCGTATTTTATTGCGGAGCTTTTTGAACAAGCAGGTCTTCCAAAAGGAGCATTAAACGTAGTAACGGGAAGCGGAAAAACGGTCGGGGATAAACTTGTTACAGATGAGCGAATCAGCATGATTACATTTACAGGAAGTCCGGCTGTTGGAATCGGCATCCGAAATAAAGCCGGATTAAAGAAAGTAACCCTCGAACTTGGTTCCAATTCCGCCGTCATTGTCGATGAAGATGTAGACATTGATTCGATCATTCAACGCTGTGTAGTAGGTGCCTTTTCTTTCCAAGGCCAAGTTTGCATTTCGCTGCAACGGATTTATGTGCATGAAAAACGTTACGAGGAGTTTGTCGAAAAGTTTATCGCTGCCACTAAACAATTAAATGTTGGCGATCCACTTGATCCAAAAACGGATGTGTCGGCATTGATTACACCGAATGACGTAGAGCGTTCTTTACAATGGATTGAAGAAGCGAAACAAGGTGGGGCGACGGTTGCTGTAGGTGGCGAAAGAAAAGGAAATATATTACTGCCAACCGTCATTCTTCATGCTCGGCCTGATATGAAAGTATCTTGTCAGGAAGTATTTGCTCCGATTGTATTAATTAATAAAGTCACATCGATCGATGAGGCGATAGAATTGGTGAATGATTCTCGGTACGGATTACAAGCAGGTATTTATACAAACAATATTCACGTTGCCTGGGAGGCTGTAGAAAAACTCCAGGTCGGCGGAGTACTGATTAATGACATTCCGACATTCAGGGTCGATCACATGCCTTATGGCGGTGTGAAAGAAAGCGGAACAGGCCGGGAAGGTTTACGGTATGCAATCGAGGAGATGACAGAATTAAAACTTGTCATTTTCAATCGAAATCAATAA
- a CDS encoding sigma-54-dependent Fis family transcriptional regulator codes for MNSRREDVKEMWKRFIFENELDEKLSPIVKDSWIRSKKWKVDPFQPYGHIKKIEIERYRNLIDWSMPLMEGLYSIVKGSGFLVILCNEEGQLLKSIGDPDTLEMAAKIGFVEGADWSEQTMGTNAIGTSIVIDQPVQIFAEEHYSQICQSWTCSAAPIHDSKGNIIGVLNVSGPYEKVHPHTLGMVVSAVKAIEYQLKLNENTEKNIMMQRFLEATTNNMKEGILIIDTEGKIIKANDQLKKLLCLDQSHLEGKKINEIFTNKSIVSNKPVYLQNKELHLKVKPSGNIHHVMVDKIPIYKDKRWIGSMIMLKEIEKVRQFVNCLSGNQAKITFDDIIGQHPHFIQKLNEAQLAAATDSNVLILGESGTGKEMFAQAIHNASKRKNKPFIAINCGGIPRDLLGSELFGYVEGAFTGAKKGGSAGKFELADGGTLFLDEIGEMSLEMQVLLLRVIQEKEVMRIGGHKVIPVDVRIIAATNKNLREEVQKGSFREDLFFRLNVMPITLPPLRKRKEDIPLLVHHFVGKLCKKLNKPFPEIRPDFLEALIQYDWPGNIRELQNILERTLNRNTKPILSAKDLPEEVFQMFPGQKREEMSLHRDEIKKQSIIQALRLCNGNITKAAKHLGISRSTFYRQMKKFNIS; via the coding sequence GTGAATAGTCGGCGGGAGGATGTCAAAGAAATGTGGAAGCGCTTTATTTTTGAAAATGAACTAGATGAAAAGCTTTCCCCCATTGTCAAAGACTCATGGATTCGATCAAAAAAATGGAAGGTAGATCCTTTTCAGCCATATGGCCATATAAAAAAAATCGAAATAGAACGGTATAGAAATCTTATTGATTGGTCCATGCCATTAATGGAAGGACTCTATTCCATCGTAAAGGGATCCGGATTTTTAGTCATCCTTTGCAACGAAGAAGGACAGCTATTAAAATCAATTGGTGATCCCGATACACTAGAAATGGCTGCTAAAATCGGCTTTGTCGAGGGAGCTGATTGGAGCGAACAAACCATGGGCACCAATGCAATTGGAACATCCATTGTTATCGATCAGCCTGTACAAATATTTGCTGAGGAACATTATTCGCAAATATGTCAATCATGGACTTGTTCCGCAGCCCCGATTCATGATTCCAAAGGCAACATTATCGGAGTATTAAATGTCTCCGGCCCATATGAAAAGGTGCATCCTCATACGTTGGGCATGGTGGTTTCAGCAGTCAAAGCCATTGAGTATCAATTGAAATTAAATGAAAATACGGAAAAAAATATCATGATGCAAAGGTTTCTTGAAGCGACAACCAATAATATGAAAGAGGGTATCTTAATTATTGATACAGAAGGAAAAATTATAAAAGCCAATGATCAGCTGAAGAAACTTCTTTGCCTCGATCAATCGCATCTAGAAGGGAAAAAGATCAACGAAATTTTTACAAATAAATCTATTGTTTCGAATAAGCCTGTCTATCTGCAAAACAAGGAACTCCATTTAAAAGTGAAGCCATCAGGAAATATCCATCATGTAATGGTCGATAAAATCCCCATTTATAAAGACAAACGCTGGATTGGTTCGATGATCATGCTGAAAGAAATCGAAAAAGTGCGCCAATTTGTCAATTGTTTATCCGGAAATCAGGCAAAAATAACGTTTGATGATATTATCGGACAGCATCCGCATTTCATTCAAAAACTAAATGAAGCCCAACTTGCCGCAGCAACCGATTCCAACGTTTTAATATTAGGGGAAAGCGGAACGGGAAAAGAAATGTTCGCACAAGCCATCCATAACGCGAGCAAGAGAAAAAACAAACCGTTTATTGCCATCAATTGCGGCGGAATTCCTCGCGATCTTCTTGGCAGTGAACTGTTTGGTTATGTGGAAGGGGCTTTTACGGGAGCCAAAAAAGGAGGAAGCGCAGGAAAATTTGAACTTGCTGATGGCGGAACGCTCTTTTTAGATGAAATTGGTGAAATGTCTCTGGAAATGCAGGTCCTTCTTTTACGAGTCATCCAGGAAAAAGAAGTGATGCGGATCGGCGGCCATAAAGTGATACCAGTGGATGTCCGAATTATTGCAGCCACAAATAAAAATCTCCGCGAGGAAGTCCAAAAGGGAAGTTTCAGGGAAGATTTGTTCTTTCGTCTCAATGTCATGCCGATCACTCTGCCTCCTTTGCGGAAAAGAAAAGAAGATATACCCCTTCTTGTCCATCATTTTGTCGGTAAACTTTGCAAAAAATTAAACAAGCCGTTTCCAGAAATCAGACCAGACTTTTTAGAAGCTCTCATTCAGTACGACTGGCCAGGGAATATTCGGGAATTGCAAAATATACTAGAAAGAACGTTAAACCGAAATACAAAACCAATTTTATCTGCAAAAGATTTACCGGAAGAAGTGTTTCAAATGTTTCCAGGGCAAAAAAGGGAGGAGATGTCGTTACATAGGGATGAGATCAAAAAACAATCTATTATCCAGGCATTACGTTTATGTAACGGGAATATCACGAAAGCAGCCAAACATTTAGGGATTTCCAGAAGCACTTTTTATCGGCAAATGAAAAAATTTAATATTTCCTAA
- a CDS encoding PAS domain-containing protein: MKQTIIDPHIWESIFSSIHNGVIVVDRNMKILLINSSAKKLLQIENENWEGKDIRELIPTTQLPHVLESGTSSIGVKMNIAGRQCLVNRTPFVPGWRISWSNQRSPRYIRNGTLSFSF; the protein is encoded by the coding sequence ATGAAACAAACAATCATCGATCCTCATATATGGGAAAGCATTTTTTCCTCTATCCATAACGGGGTCATTGTGGTAGATCGAAACATGAAAATTTTATTAATTAATTCTTCTGCAAAAAAACTTCTTCAGATAGAAAACGAAAATTGGGAAGGAAAAGATATCCGGGAGCTTATCCCAACCACCCAGCTTCCTCATGTATTAGAGAGCGGAACAAGCTCGATCGGGGTAAAGATGAACATAGCAGGACGCCAATGTCTCGTCAATCGAACTCCTTTTGTACCGGGATGGCGAATTAGTTGGAGCAATCAGCGTTCTCCAAGATATATCCGAAATGGAACACTATCATTCTCTTTTTAA
- a CDS encoding ISL3 family transposase translates to MQSQFIKDLITLPGFLIHGERKEGERWIFELSLPPHCPICPTCFGRTTKISSKRKQWIHGYTNTVGLFWIELPIERRRCQACFLTFTVSYPGLPSHSIATESFQHWVAQLCIGKTIQEVARLLQLAYTTVERWFYQYAPALLPTSNPTVVCVDEFAFRKGHDYGVAVMDTQTRNVLSIAFGKNEEAIVEALQPVASKVKYVVSDLAPAMRKAIEKVCPKAIHVLDHFHVIQLFTDALERCRKYLAKGGTKHGSVRRVCRWLSQRPEKLTEEERQEVRQWCQESAYLRDVYQALQHFRYVSKRQTRKQAETRLTQWFDRYLFSDCAAVRSIAKALIIRRDAVLSCIVFSYSNGPMEGINNKIKLIKRRGYGYRNIQRFTLRVRLETSITF, encoded by the coding sequence ATGCAATCTCAGTTTATCAAAGATTTGATCACTTTACCAGGCTTTCTTATTCATGGAGAACGAAAAGAGGGAGAACGATGGATTTTTGAACTTTCCCTCCCTCCTCATTGTCCGATCTGCCCGACTTGCTTCGGACGGACAACCAAAATATCATCGAAACGAAAACAATGGATTCATGGCTATACAAATACGGTCGGTTTATTTTGGATTGAACTTCCCATAGAAAGACGGCGTTGCCAAGCCTGTTTTCTGACGTTCACCGTTTCTTATCCGGGACTTCCGTCTCACAGTATCGCGACGGAATCGTTTCAACATTGGGTCGCCCAGTTATGCATCGGAAAAACGATTCAAGAAGTCGCTCGCTTGTTACAACTCGCCTATACGACAGTAGAACGCTGGTTTTATCAATATGCCCCGGCTCTTTTACCAACATCGAATCCTACAGTAGTATGTGTGGATGAATTCGCTTTCCGAAAGGGACATGATTACGGAGTAGCGGTGATGGACACACAGACTCGGAATGTCCTTTCCATTGCTTTTGGAAAAAATGAAGAAGCCATTGTGGAGGCGCTTCAACCCGTCGCCTCCAAAGTGAAGTATGTTGTCAGCGACTTGGCTCCTGCCATGAGAAAAGCCATTGAAAAGGTATGTCCAAAAGCCATCCATGTTCTTGACCACTTCCATGTGATTCAGTTATTCACCGATGCACTGGAACGTTGTCGCAAATACCTTGCCAAAGGCGGAACCAAACATGGAAGCGTTCGCCGCGTGTGCCGATGGTTAAGCCAACGTCCAGAAAAATTAACAGAAGAAGAGAGACAGGAAGTTCGACAATGGTGCCAAGAAAGTGCTTATTTACGTGATGTCTATCAAGCACTTCAACATTTCCGTTACGTATCCAAAAGACAAACAAGAAAGCAAGCCGAAACTCGTTTGACCCAATGGTTTGACCGGTACCTTTTTAGCGACTGTGCCGCCGTACGCAGTATTGCCAAGGCACTCATCATCCGAAGAGACGCAGTGCTTTCTTGCATCGTTTTTTCTTACTCAAATGGTCCAATGGAAGGAATCAACAACAAAATAAAATTGATCAAAAGGCGAGGATATGGGTATCGAAATATCCAGCGTTTTACTTTGCGTGTCCGTCTAGAGACCTCTATCACATTTTAA
- a CDS encoding PAS domain S-box protein: protein MEHYHSLFKQMETIIEFSTDGIYVVDKEGKTLMVNSAYEEITGFRREELIGKHMKNLVKQGYFGSSPKDVLDFYVKM, encoded by the coding sequence ATGGAACACTATCATTCTCTTTTTAAGCAAATGGAAACGATCATCGAATTTTCCACAGATGGAATTTATGTAGTAGATAAGGAAGGAAAAACATTAATGGTGAACTCCGCTTATGAGGAAATAACAGGCTTCCGCAGGGAAGAGCTCATAGGCAAGCATATGAAAAATTTAGTTAAACAAGGATATTTTGGTTCATCACCAAAAGATGTACTTGATTTTTACGTTAAAATGTGA
- a CDS encoding iron-containing alcohol dehydrogenase produces the protein MSFAKLVFTPLSYIGWGALEQLLPEVRNFSPKKILVITDPVLEKIGLVQRVTNPLIEHGYAVELYTDVVPEPPLEVGEKLVSFTRQGKFDMVIGVGGGSAMDLAKLAAVLAVHEGTVADYLNLTGTKKVHKKGLPKILIPTTSGTGSEVTNISVLSLDTTKDVVTHDYLLADVAIVDPELTVSVPPRVTAATGIDALTHAVEAYVSVNANPITDGLALQAIRLIGRSLRKAVENGNDKQARIDMSNGSYLAGLAFFNAGVAGVHALAYPLGGQFHIPHGESNAVLLPYVMGYIRKSCTKRMADILNALGGNSTYLSEEEASYKCVEELERLVKDVGIPNTLGGFDIPETALESLTQDAVKQKRLLARSPLPLLEEDIRKIYQSAFTGEVTEPK, from the coding sequence ATGAGTTTTGCCAAACTAGTTTTCACACCACTTAGCTATATTGGATGGGGAGCTTTGGAACAATTGCTTCCGGAGGTAAGAAATTTTTCACCGAAAAAGATACTTGTCATAACAGATCCCGTGCTTGAGAAAATCGGATTGGTTCAACGAGTAACGAATCCGCTTATTGAACACGGATACGCTGTAGAACTATATACGGATGTCGTTCCGGAGCCGCCGTTAGAAGTAGGAGAGAAGCTCGTTTCTTTTACGCGCCAAGGAAAATTTGATATGGTTATCGGTGTCGGCGGGGGAAGTGCCATGGATCTGGCCAAATTGGCAGCAGTTTTGGCTGTACATGAGGGAACGGTTGCTGACTATTTAAATTTAACCGGCACAAAAAAAGTGCATAAAAAAGGACTGCCTAAGATTTTGATTCCGACTACATCGGGAACAGGTTCTGAGGTGACGAACATTTCCGTTCTTTCCTTAGACACGACAAAAGATGTAGTGACACATGATTATCTTTTAGCGGATGTGGCTATTGTCGATCCGGAATTGACCGTTTCTGTGCCTCCTCGTGTGACAGCGGCTACGGGCATTGATGCGCTAACTCATGCAGTTGAGGCATATGTGTCAGTCAATGCCAACCCGATAACGGATGGTTTGGCTCTTCAAGCAATCCGGCTCATTGGCCGTTCTTTGCGAAAAGCGGTTGAAAATGGAAATGATAAACAAGCTCGGATTGATATGAGCAACGGCAGCTATCTGGCAGGATTAGCTTTCTTTAATGCCGGGGTGGCTGGTGTCCACGCTCTTGCCTATCCGTTAGGCGGCCAATTTCATATTCCACATGGAGAATCAAATGCGGTATTGTTGCCTTATGTAATGGGATATATTCGAAAAAGCTGCACAAAACGAATGGCAGATATTTTGAACGCCTTGGGAGGAAATTCAACTTACCTTTCTGAAGAAGAAGCTTCTTATAAATGTGTAGAAGAACTGGAAAGATTAGTGAAAGATGTAGGTATTCCGAATACGCTCGGCGGCTTCGATATACCTGAAACCGCTTTAGAGAGTTTAACTCAAGATGCTGTTAAGCAAAAGAGACTATTAGCGCGAAGCCCTTTGCCATTGTTGGAAGAGGATATAAGAAAAATTTATCAATCCGCTTTTACTGGTGAGGTCACTGAACCAAAATAA
- a CDS encoding YmaF family protein: MEIPVSGYLVHSDDSDTHHSHNLYITTWDGRPVHVHQFSGVTSYDAGHRHQYVGVTEPAPSGVPHTHRYFTFTSFDDGHRHEIRGVTGPAIPLPGRGHYHEFSGVTTISGRIPHSHRYRGRTSGA; the protein is encoded by the coding sequence ATGGAGATACCTGTTAGCGGATATTTAGTTCATTCCGATGATTCGGACACACATCACTCCCATAACCTGTATATTACTACTTGGGATGGCAGGCCCGTGCATGTCCACCAATTCTCCGGGGTTACTTCTTATGACGCGGGCCATAGACATCAATATGTTGGCGTGACAGAACCCGCGCCAAGCGGTGTTCCACATACACACCGTTATTTTACATTTACATCCTTCGATGATGGGCATAGGCATGAGATAAGAGGCGTTACCGGACCGGCTATTCCACTTCCAGGCAGGGGACATTATCACGAATTCTCCGGCGTTACAACCATCAGCGGACGAATTCCTCACTCGCACCGATACAGAGGAAGAACAAGCGGTGCATAA